A genomic segment from Aegilops tauschii subsp. strangulata cultivar AL8/78 chromosome 1, Aet v6.0, whole genome shotgun sequence encodes:
- the LOC109744000 gene encoding mitogen-activated protein kinase kinase kinase 18-like, whose amino-acid sequence MREEGLRMAEDAPGTTGRPRRLTRVRTLGRGASGAVVSLFAAGDGDGDELLAVKSAGAADAQALLRREGGILASLCSPYVLPCLGSRSKAGGEYQLFLEFAPGGSLADEVERNGGCLEEGAVRAYAADVARGLAYLHGESMVHGDVKGRNVVIGADGWAKLADFGCARSVGSAGPIGGTPAFMAPEVARGEEQGPAADVWALGCTVIEMATGRAPWSHMDDVVAAVRLIGYTDAVPEAPERLSSEAKDFLDKCLRRCAGERWTAEQLLEHPFLAFAGCGADVESAELKGKWVSPKSTLDAAMWESDADEDENVPDDDTAERMRALAAFCSVLPDWESDDGWIDVLSCQSETPAEQSCSEVPDSPATAPAEEARSNVYIWDDERVEAELGVEEAGVVGAAVPVAAAPWEETAYDYDEGFRDEGSSLLLEAEFDAEAFDAGGELVVHNVGVADEDLVNQQQQEGENVHSPDSIASDPAVVSVDSCDKEILPVKSLKMPNLLYFSLHFPLFLSHFYTMSDQIITYITRSPELSRRRADEQNVPQTPSLEMHLPSSSNCWS is encoded by the coding sequence ATGAGGGAGGAGGGGCTGCGGATGGCGGAGGACGCGCCGGGCACCACCGGCCGGCCGCGGCGGCTGACGCGCGTCCGCACGCTCGGCCGGGGCGCGTCCGGCGCCGTCGTGTCGCTCTTCGcggccggcgacggcgacggcgacgagctgCTCGCGGTCAAGTCGGCCGGGGCCGCCGACGCGCAGGCGCTGCTGCGGCGGGAGGGCGGCATCCTGGCCTCGCTCTGCTCCCCGTACGTGCTCCCCTGCCTCGGCTCTCGGTCCAAGGCCGGCGGGGAGTACCAGCTCTTCCTCGAGTTCGCGCCTGGCGGCTCGCTCGCCGACGAGGTGGAGCGGAACGGCGGCTGCCTCGAGGAAGGCGCCGTCCGCGCCTACGCGGCCGACGTGGCCAGGGGCCTCGCGTACCTGCACGGGGAGTCCATGGTCCACGGCGACGTCAAGGGCCGGAACGTGGTGATCGGCGCCGACGGCTGGGCCAAGCTCGCGGACTTTGGGTGCGCCCGGAGCGTGGGCTCGGCGGGGCCGATTGGGGGCACCCCGGCGTTCATGGCGCCGGAGGTGGCGCGGGGGGAGGAGCAGGGCCCGGCCGCCGACGTCTGGGCCCTGGGCTGCACCGTCATCGAGATGGCCACCGGCCGCGCCCCCTGGAGCCACATGGACGACGTGGTCGCGGCGGTGCGCCTGATCGGGTACACGGACGCCGTGCCGGAGGCGCCCGAGCGGCTGTCGTCGGAGGCCAAGGATTTCCTTGACAAGTGCCTCAGGCGGTGCGCCGGCGAGCGGTGGACGGCAGAGCAGCTGCTGGAGCACCCGTTCTTGGCGTTCGCCGGCTGTGGCGCCGACGTCGAGTCGGCGGAGCTGAAGGGCAAGTGGGTTTCCCCCAAGAGCACATTGGACGCCGCAATGTGGGAATCCGACGCCGACGAGGATGAGAACGTGCCCGATGATGACACGGCCGAGAGGATGAGGGCATTGGCGGCCTTCTGCTCGGTCTTGCCGGACTGGGAGTCCGACGACGGCTGGATCGATGTATTGAGCTGCCAATCTGAGACGCCGGCCGAGCAGTCCTGCAGTGAAGTTCCCGATTCGCCGGCGACCGCGCCGGCTGAGGAGGCGAGGTCCAATGTATATATTTGGGATGATGAAAGAGTAGAAGCAGAATTAGGAGTAGAAGAAGCTGGAGTCGTTGGTGCTGCCGTGCCGGTGGCCGCGGCGCCGTGGGAAGAGACGGCGTACGATTACGACGAAGGCTTCCGGGACGAAGGATCGTCGTTACTACTGGAAGCAGAGTTTGACGCCGAGGCTTtcgacgccggcggcgagctcgtTGTACATAATGTAGGAGTAGCCGATGAAGATTTAGTaaatcagcagcagcaggagggGGAAAATGTACATTCGCCGGATTCGATCGCTAGCGATCCGGCTGTAGTTAGTGTTGATAGCTGTGACAAAGAAATACTACCAGTAAAGTCGTTGAAGATGCCAAATTTGCTCTATTTCTCGCTTCACTTTCCTCTGTTCCTTTCGCATTTTTACACGATGTCAGATCAGATCATAACGTACATCACAAGATCGCCTGAGCTATCACGGCGTCGAGCAGATGAGCAGAACGTACCACAAACTCCATCACTGGAAATGCACCTGCCTTCTTCCAGCAACTGTTGGAGTTGA